In the genome of Planctomycetia bacterium, the window CCCGATGCCGCGCGATCCGGCTGCGTACGGGCGACTGCTTTACGACGTGTTTCATCGTCTCGAAGCGGCCGAAGTCGACGTGATCGTCGTCGAGTCGCCGCCGATGACGAGCGCTTGGGCCGCGGTGCTCGATCGCTTGACGCGCGCCGCCGCAACGTAGGTCCGGTTCGTCGGCTCGATTCGTCCTCCGGTCGTGTCGTTGCCGGTCGGAAGCGTTGCCGTTATTATCGAAGGCGGATCGTTCGCTCGGCCCCCATAGCTCAACTGGATAGAGCAGCCGCCTTCTAAGCGGCAGGTTCCTGGTTCGAACCCAGGTGGGGGTATTTGTTATAATGCCTACGTACAACTTGGTTTCTGAGTCGGGCCGCATGTCTTTTGTCCGACGCAGTTCTCTTCGGAATCTTGGTAGTCCTACCAAGATTGGGAGGATTCTGTGTCTAGACGGAAGAATGACGTTCCCACCTATGGCCTGCACAAGCCCTCGGGCCAAGCCCGCATCGTCGTCGACGGGCAATCGATCTACCTTGGTAAGCACGGCTCGCCGGAGAGCCTGCAGGCCTATTCTCGCTGGGTCACGAAGCTGGCCGCTGCACCGGCGGCCGGCCGTGCCTCGAAAGCGAAGCTCCTCGCGGAACCGGCCGACGACCTCACGATCAACGAGTTGATCGTTCGCTATCTCCATTTCGCCGACGGGTACTATCGGATCGACGGCAAGCGGACGAGCGAATACAAGTCGATGGTCGAAGCCGCCGGTCCTTTGCGGCGACTTTACGGACTCTCGCCGGCGCGCGAGTTCGGCCCGAAGGCCCTCAAGCAGGTGCAAGAAGCCTACGTGCAACATGGCCTTTGCCGGAAATCGGTCAACAAGCATGTGTTTCGCGTTCGCCGGATCTTCCGTTGGGCAGTGGCGGAAGAGTTGGTCCACGAGTCGCTCGCTCACGGTTTGGCTGCCGTCGAAAGTTTGCGCCGCGGCAAGACGGCGGCTCCGGAGACGTTGCCTACCGCGACCGTCGATCTCGCCGATGTCGAAGCAGTGATTCCCTTCGTCAGTGACGAAATC includes:
- a CDS encoding tyrosine-type recombinase/integrase, whose amino-acid sequence is MSRRKNDVPTYGLHKPSGQARIVVDGQSIYLGKHGSPESLQAYSRWVTKLAAAPAAGRASKAKLLAEPADDLTINELIVRYLHFADGYYRIDGKRTSEYKSMVEAAGPLRRLYGLSPAREFGPKALKQVQEAYVQHGLCRKSVNKHVFRVRRIFRWAVAEELVHESLAHGLAAVESLRRGKTAAPETLPTATVDLADVEAVIPFVSDEIAAMIRLQYHAAMRPAEVTIMRLCDIDRSDPELWLYRPTSHKTAYRDGDREIYLGEECRKVLGPFMDRPADAFLFSPAIAERRRNEKRNEDRDPNRKTKIFDCELRHRVRRREAAARRQSMRPKRDHYDADSYRRAVAYGIRQARKHGIEVQEWSPRRLRHTMATKVREKWGVEGAQIYLGHSKCSVTQVYAQRDRKLGREVALDVG